One Phaseolus vulgaris cultivar G19833 chromosome 4, P. vulgaris v2.0, whole genome shotgun sequence DNA window includes the following coding sequences:
- the LOC137838309 gene encoding uncharacterized protein, whose product MVDGCLPQNVGEGLKDSLDKFELDNRVHQEVASTARVEAEKVKCDMMMQGLEFSRVENALNEELRSLRKDKKELRRKLHDNLQDAVELESKLVPLREKVARLEEAQKADAKKMANLEKRLTEKETLLGKVEQDRDKATKELRETAAELAQVREENSGFKTKIDELQLEAAQVLTSGFGAALEQFVCKYPDLDLSEFSVYNEVVDG is encoded by the coding sequence ATGGTCGACGGGTGTCTTCCCCAAAACGTCGGTGAAGGGCTAAAAGACTCCTTGGACAAATTCGAGCTTGACAACCGCGTCCATCAGGAGGTGGCGAGCACCGCGAGAGTCGAAGCTGAAAAAGTCAAGTGCGACATGATGATGCAAGGCTTAGAGTTCTCGCGGGTCGAAAACGCTCTCAACGAAGAGCTCCGAAGCTTGCGTAAGGACAAAAAGGAACTGCGCCGGAAACTGCATGACAACCTTCAGGATGccgtcgagctggagagcaaactCGTCCCTCTGAGGGAGAAAGTTGCAAGGCTGGAGGAGGCCCAAAAAGCCGACGCCAAAAAGATGGCCAATCTGGAGAAGAGGTTGACTGAGAAGGAGACCCTTCTGGGGAAAGTTGAACAAGATCGGGACAAGGCCACCAAAGAATTGAGGGAAACTGCTGCCGAGCTCGCCCAAGTTCGCGAGGAGAACAGTGGGTTCAAGACGAAAATCGACGAGCTTCAGCTTGAAGCTGCCCAAGTTCTTACCTCCGGTTTTGGAGCGGCTTTGGAGCAGTTCGTTTGCAAATATCCCGACCTTGACCTCTCCGAGTT
- the LOC137838310 gene encoding uncharacterized protein has translation MMLVGGSDAVRCKLFMSTLVGTAMDWFISLLDGHVTSFVQLSKLFREQYIANRAPPPISYDLFDVRQYQGESMEKFLNRFGVHVVRLNLKDETMMVHAFRKGIVSGPFSESLIRNCPRTFGEIRRQAVAHIVAEGQVNEKRTCVVPTRPRAPGRPQPLRVHKATTKKKTPAQQQPYQPRKPQTRGRARENVPPRHDFMVELKDLLAIPNIAERLNIPAKTDKKLGPNKNAWCEFHQAFGHPIRNCLVLGHQLDE, from the coding sequence atgatgctggtggGGGGCTCTGACGCGGTGCGAtgcaagttgttcatgagcacactggtgggaacggcgatggattggtttatcagcctCCTTGATGGTCATGTTACGTCGTTCGTGCAACTTTCAAAGTTGTTCAGAGAGCAGTATATCGCGAATCGGGCTCCCCCACCCATTTCTTACGATCTCTTTGACGTAAgacagtaccagggagagtccatGGAGAAGTTCCTCAATCGTTTTGGGGTGCATGTGGTGAGACTGAACCTCAAGGACGAGACCATGATGGTGCACGCGTTCAGGAAGGGCATTGTGTCGGGGCCTTTCAGCGAATCACTCATCAGAAACTGCCCCAGAACCTTCGGAGAGATAAGGCGTCAGGCGGTGGCGCACATTGTCGCAGAAGGACAGGTCAACGAAAAGCGCACGTGTGTTGTTCCCACGCGCCCACGAGCACCAGGTCGACCTCAACCCCTGAGGGTACACAAGGCAACGACAAAGAAGAAAACCCCAGCGCAGCAGCAGCCCTACCAACCTAGGAAGCCCCAAaccagggggcgtgcaagggaaaATGTGCCACCAAGGCACGACTTCATGGTAGAATTAAAGGACCTCCTCGCTATCCCCAACATAGCAGAGAGACTGAATATACCCGCAAAGACCGACAAGAAGttggggcccaacaagaacgcttgGTGTGAATTCCACCAAGCGTTTGGCCATCCCATACGCAATTGTTTGGtgttgggacaccaactggacGAGTAG
- the LOC137837303 gene encoding DEAD-box ATP-dependent RNA helicase 10-like, translating into MVEENEEIKTFKDLGLAESLVEACEKLGWKTPLKIQAEAIPLALEGKDVIGLAQTGSGKTGAFALPILHALLDAPRPKDFFACVLSPTRELAIQIAEQFEALGSEIGVKCAVLVGGIDMVQQSIKIAKQPHIIVGTPGRVLDHLKNTKGFSLSRLKYLVLDEADRLLNEDFEESLNEILQMIPRERRTFLFSATMTKKVQKLKRVCLRNPVKIEAASKYSTVDTLKQQYRFLPAKHKDCYLVYILTEMAGSTSMVFTRTCDATRLLALILRNLGLKAIPINGHMSQPKRLGALNKFKSGECNILLCTDVASRGLDIPTVDMVINYDIPTNSKDYIHRVGRTARAGRSGVAISLVNQYELEWYIQIEKLIGKKLPEYPSQEEEVLLLEERVSEAKRLATTKMKETGGKKKRRGEDDNDGEDIDKYLGLKDGKSSKKFRRK; encoded by the exons ATGGTGGAAGAGaatgaagaaataaaaacatttaaggATTTGGGTTTAGCTGAATCACTGGTTGAAGCTTGCGAAAAATTGGGTTGGAAAACTCCACTGAAGATACAGGCAGAAGCTATTCCTCTTGCATTGGAAG GAAAAGATGTGATTGGGCTTGCCCAAACTGGTTCTGGGAAAACAGGAGCTTTTGCTCTTCCTATATTGCATGCCCTCTTAGATGCACCTCGCCCAAAAGATTTCTTTGCTTGCGTGCTGTCTCCCACTAG AGAACTTGCTATTCAAATTGCTGAGCAGTTTGAAGCTCTAGGTTCAGAAATCGGTGTGAAGTGTGCTGTG CTTGTTGGAGGAATTGACATGGTACAACAATCCATCAAGATAGCAAAGCAACCTCATATTATT GTTGGGACCCCTGGACGAGTTTTAGATCACCTAAAAAACACAAAAGGATTTTCTCTTAGTAGATTAAAATACTTG GTCTTAGATGAGGCAGATAGGTTGTTGAATGAGGACTTCGAGGAATCACTTAATGAGATTTTACAAATGATACCTCGTGAGCGGAGAACATTCCTGTTTTCTGCGACAATGACTAAGAAg GTGCAGAAGCTGAAAAGGGTTTGTTTAAGGAATCCTGTGAAG ATTGAAGCAGCATCTAAATATTCCACTGTTGACACATTGAAGCAGCAGTATCGTTTCTTGCCTGCCAAACACAAG GATTGCTACCTTGTATATATCCTTACTGAAATGGCTGGAAGTACATCAATGGTGTTCACCCGTACCTGTGATGCAACTCGACTTCTAGCATTGATCCTTAGGAATCTTGGTTTAAAAGCCATACCTATTAATGGTCATATGAGCCAG CCAAAGAGACTTGGAGCTTTGAACAAGTTCAAATCTGGGGAGTGCAATATTCTCCTTTGTACTGATGTAGCTAGCAGAGGATTGGATATTCCTACTGTAGATATGGTGATTAACTATGATATTCCAACAAATTCCAAA GATTATATACATCGCGTGGGAAGAACTGCTCGTGCAGGGCGCTCTGGAGTTGCTATTTCCCTTGTAAATCAGTATGAACTTGAGTGGTACATTCAAATAGAGAAGCTTATAG GAAAAAAGCTACCAGAGTATCCTTCACAGGAAGAGGAAGTTCTCCTTTTGGAAGAACGTGTTAGTGAAGCCAAAAGATTAGCCACCACG AAAATGAAGGAGACTGGAGGGAAGAAGAAACGGAGGGGTGAAGACGATAATGATGGGGAAGATATCGACAAGTACTTGGGTCTCAAGGATGGAAAATCATCCAAGAAGTTTAGAAGAAAATGA